A region from the Vicia villosa cultivar HV-30 ecotype Madison, WI linkage group LG3, Vvil1.0, whole genome shotgun sequence genome encodes:
- the LOC131658029 gene encoding uncharacterized protein LOC131658029, translating to MRSSTVFRGGGWMEAKRKPFRNWVPTWDSFPSGSLHLGMGQENVRSFYISEFPDTTKAKDLFGLFGCIGCVVEFSIAPRRNKVGKRFGFARFKDVLDSRLLAVSLDNVIICGRKIHANEPRFERMAPVGRCFVGGKRGLGAGPGKGVERQRDSRVEGFGYRGRHGNRSYADVVVDKVQELPETSRNLLEFFSSVEVRNRLGKAFVGKVLIAGSTFGIQTKLEMEGIFAIKATPLGEWLCLLEESESGVIDSLVEEGELWWKNCFEKISKWEDCDVDSERSMWIRIYGVPIQAWNADFFVMLADSLGKFFCLDEGTVGDSCLAVARMRILVPLDFKLPDSVMVCIDGRDFRLVLREDSGFHNSTGHRSNSSVSDSNPSESEIFSVDIMAESDDEIEEFSSAQVATGSVKEGDRVKQAESAGDLNVEGRVSPGRVVSVPSRRVAAGSPTSSKLDSGSAASICSKVDANGLLSENCSVDSSSFVKESFDRTFINDDFTGSVAREVVGSGEATGNGGINSSCSRNLIDVKGDSGAFDQALSIIKDRRRCRKKRSSMRKLSVCAGSLHNRATRVANFHRGRSLFSKQRATVSHPGLGPSSPKAIKGFSLPLEPVLDLSRGDRVDSSIGGTGESIDIINNNRRQWSMLDREDGTKLWKAMEALGVMNKGKEEQTIQRIHLLENEAMSRKSGKKESKIGFP from the coding sequence ATGAGGAGTTCAACCGTTTTTAGGGGAGGAGGGTGGATGGAGGCTAAGAGAAAACCTTTCAGAAATTGGGTTCCAACCTGGGATTCTTTTCCTTCAGGTAGTCTTCATCTTGGTATGGGTCAGGAGAACGTTCGTTCGTTTTATATCTCTGAATTTCCCGACACTACCAAGGCCAAGGACTTGTTTGGTCTGTTTGGTTGCATTGGGTGTGTGGTGGAGTTTTCAATAGCTCCTAGAAGGAATAAGGTGGGCAAGAGGTTTGGTTTTGCGAGATTTAAGGATGTGTTGGACTCGAGGTTGTTGGCTGTTTCTTTAGATAATGTTATTATCTGCGGTAGGAAAATTCATGCCAACGAACCGAGGTTCGAGCGAATGGCTCCAGTTGGGCGTTGTTTTGTAGGTGGCAAAAGGGGTTTAGGAGCAGGACCCGGGAAGGGGGTGGAGAGGCAAAGAGATAGCAGGGTTGAGGGTTTCGGGTACAGGGGGAGGCATGGAAACAGATCTTATGCAGATGTGGTTGTTGATAAGGTTCAGGAGCTCCCAGAGACTAGCAGGAATCTTTTAGAGTTTTTTTCCTCGGTGGAGGTTAGGAACAGGTTGGGCAAGGCTTTTGTGGGGAAGGTGCTGATTGCTGGCTCAACTTTTGGGATTCAAACCAAGTTAGAAATGGAGGGAATTTTTGCCATTAAAGCAACGCCTTTGGGTGAGTGGCTTTGTTTGCTTGAAGAATCGGAAAGTGGCGTTATAGACAGTCTGGTGGAGGAAGGTGAGTTATGGTGGAAGAACTGCTTCGAGAAGATCTCCAAATGGGAAGATTGCGATGTCGACTCGGAAAGATCTATGTGGATTAGAATTTATGGTGTTCCGATTCAAGCCTGGAATGCAGATTTTTTTGTTATGCTAGCAGATTCTTTGGGCAAATTCTTCTGCTTAGACGAAGGCACTGTTGGTGATTCTTGCTTGGCGGTGGCAAGGATGAGGATTTTGGTTCCTCTTGACTTCAAGCTACCAGATTCAGTGATGGTGTGTATTGACGGGAGGGATTTTCGTTTGGTTCTCAGAGAGGACAGTGGCTTTCATAACTCGACTGGGCATCGCTCTAACTCTTCCGTGTCTGATTCGAACCCGTCGGAATCAGAAATTTTCTCTGTGGATATAATGGCAGAGTCGGATGACGAGATAGAGGAATTTAGCAGTGCCCAGGTCGCTACGGGCTCTGTTAAGGAAGGTGATCGCGTAAAGCAGGCGGAGTCAGCCGGAGATTTAAACGTGGAAGGGAGAGTGAGTCCAGGGCGTGTTGTGTCTGTTCCGTCCAGGAGGGTAGCAGCTGGTTCACCGACAAGTTCTAAGTTAGATTCTGGGAGCGCGGCCTCCATTTGTAGCAAGGTTGATGCAAATGGTCTTCTGTCTGAAAATTGTTCAGTTGACTCGAGCTCTTTCGTGAAGGAATCGTTTGATCGTACCTTTATAAACGATGACTTTACTGGCAGTGTCGCTAGAGAGGTTGTTGGGAGCGGAGAGGCGACGGGTAACGGCGGCATCAATAGCTCTTGCAGTAGAAATCTCATCGATGTGAAAGGAGATTCTGGAGCTTTTGACCAGGCGCTCTCGATTATTAAGGACAGACGGAGATGCCGGAAGAAGAGATCTAGTATGCGGAAGCTGTCGGTTTGCGCCGGCTCTCTTCACAACAGAGCCACTAGGGTAGCTAATTTTCATAGAGGGAGGAGTTTGTTTTCCAAACAGCGGGCCACTGTTTCTCATCCCGGCTTGGGGCCTTCTTCCCCTAAAGCCATCAAAGGTTTCTCTCTTCCTTTGGAGCCGGTTCTGGATCTATCTAGGGGGGACAGAGTTGATTCATCCATTGGTGGCACTGGCGAGAGCATAGATATTATTAACAATAATAGGAGACAGTGGAGTATGCTTGATCGAGAGGATGGCACCAAGTTATGGAAAGCTATGGAGGCATTGGGGGTTATGAACAAAGGCAAAGAAGAGCAGACTATACAGAGAATTCATTTGTTGGAGAATGAAGCTATGTCGAGAAAGAGTGGTAAGAAGGAGTCTAAAATAGGTTTCCCATGA